A region from the Chthoniobacterales bacterium genome encodes:
- a CDS encoding MFS transporter, which produces MAESLPKKSTLSPLTLIFLTIFIDMIGFGIVIPVLPVYAEGAKFHATPTQMSILIGIFSLLQLLCSPIFGKISDRFGRKPVLTLSIFGTAVGFLVTGLASSYWILLLGRIIDGASGGNISTGMACIADVTTKENRSKAMGLIGAAFGLGFMIGPAMGGVLGKISPALPFFVASGMALINCGLVAWRLPETLTPEVRSRNKERANLGEVFSHGRSVLISMILASQFASIVGFSIMTSLFALFCQKRFGLDIAHTGWIFFYVGFLGVVMQGGVLRRLLRKPIEKQLALAGAAILAISMYFLPQTPPSWGLLLLVCTGISIGNSLVTPTMNGLASRSSDAHTQGRVLGLVASAGSLGRFIGPLIAFHLLHFDATGQYARTSFLASSGILILATLFIVCIKPHAQLEPVIAKPAM; this is translated from the coding sequence ATGGCCGAGTCTCTTCCGAAAAAATCGACGCTGTCTCCGCTCACCCTGATTTTCCTGACGATCTTCATCGACATGATCGGCTTTGGAATCGTGATACCCGTGCTGCCGGTCTATGCCGAGGGGGCTAAATTTCATGCGACTCCCACTCAAATGAGTATCCTGATCGGCATTTTTTCCCTGCTGCAACTGCTTTGCTCGCCTATCTTCGGAAAAATCTCCGACCGCTTCGGACGCAAGCCGGTGCTGACTTTGAGCATCTTCGGCACGGCAGTCGGTTTTTTGGTTACAGGACTCGCGAGCAGCTATTGGATTTTGTTGCTGGGCCGGATCATCGACGGAGCGAGCGGGGGAAATATCTCCACTGGAATGGCTTGCATCGCCGATGTGACGACCAAGGAAAATCGCTCCAAGGCGATGGGCCTGATCGGTGCGGCATTTGGCCTCGGCTTCATGATCGGGCCCGCCATGGGTGGCGTGCTTGGGAAGATTTCCCCAGCGCTGCCGTTCTTTGTGGCGTCGGGAATGGCGCTGATCAACTGCGGCCTCGTCGCGTGGCGTTTGCCGGAAACTTTGACTCCCGAAGTGCGCTCCAGAAACAAGGAACGCGCCAATCTGGGTGAAGTCTTTTCGCATGGCCGCAGCGTTTTGATTTCCATGATTCTTGCGAGCCAGTTTGCCTCGATCGTCGGCTTCTCGATCATGACCTCACTCTTCGCGCTCTTTTGCCAAAAAAGATTTGGGTTGGATATCGCTCACACCGGCTGGATTTTCTTTTATGTCGGCTTCCTCGGCGTCGTGATGCAAGGCGGGGTGCTGCGCCGACTTCTCCGCAAGCCGATTGAAAAACAACTCGCCTTAGCCGGTGCGGCAATCCTCGCGATCAGCATGTATTTTCTGCCGCAGACGCCGCCCAGCTGGGGGCTGCTCCTCCTCGTTTGCACTGGCATTTCCATTGGCAACAGTCTCGTCACGCCCACGATGAACGGCCTCGCATCGCGCAGCAGCGACGCTCACACCCAAGGCCGCGTGCTCGGTCTGGTCGCGTCCGCCGGGAGTCTGGGCCGATTCATCGGGCCGCTGATTGCGTTTCACCTGCTACATTTCGACGCGACTGGCCAGTACGCGCGCACGTCCTTTCTCGCCAGCAGCGGCATACTAATTCTGGCCACCCTGTTCATCGTCTGCATCAAGCCGCACGCGCAGCTCGAGCCAGTCATCGCCAAGCCAGCAATGTAA
- a CDS encoding M15 family metallopeptidase: MPRNLPYFLAIAICFLFAERLRGEPVESPNDLVEIQKLDPTIQVELKYATTDNITGRVLYPAKFKAQLRRGVMEELMRAQATLRPMGYGLKIWDAYRSLDVQKALFAVISDPRYVATPGVHSMHNRAAAVDVTLVDANGRELEMPTKFDVMGPRASYFYSAKDPAVLKRLVLLQRVMSQSGFYACRTEWWHFFSRRWEKYPNVPEPNTGKKKGAIPEPST, from the coding sequence ATGCCCCGCAACCTGCCATATTTTCTAGCCATCGCGATTTGTTTTTTGTTCGCCGAGCGGCTGCGAGGTGAACCAGTCGAGTCTCCTAACGATCTGGTGGAAATCCAAAAACTTGATCCCACGATTCAAGTGGAACTCAAATATGCCACGACCGACAACATCACCGGGAGGGTGTTATATCCGGCTAAATTCAAGGCGCAATTGCGGCGCGGGGTCATGGAGGAATTGATGCGGGCTCAGGCCACGTTGCGGCCGATGGGTTACGGCCTGAAAATCTGGGACGCCTACCGTTCGCTGGACGTGCAGAAGGCGCTCTTTGCGGTGATCAGCGATCCGCGTTATGTGGCGACGCCGGGGGTGCATTCGATGCACAATCGAGCGGCAGCGGTGGATGTGACACTGGTGGATGCGAATGGCCGGGAACTGGAGATGCCGACGAAGTTCGATGTGATGGGGCCGCGCGCCTCTTATTTCTATTCAGCGAAGGATCCGGCAGTGCTGAAACGGCTCGTGCTCTTGCAGCGGGTGATGAGTCAGAGTGGTTTTTACGCCTGTCGCACAGAATGGTGGCATTTTTTCAGCCGCCGCTGGGAGAAATATCCCAATGTTCCAGAGCCCAATACCGGCAAGAAAAAGGGGGCCATACCCGAACCAAGCACGTAA
- a CDS encoding glycosyltransferase yields MSNLPRIQVRAKFFFAGDDKFFLKGVTYGPFTPNSDGEYFASPERTRDDVRLMAEMGANLLRIYYAPPRWFLDLAEEAGIRVLISIPWTQHVAFLDQPKIREGIVKTIEEAVAKNAGHPAIFGYLVGNEIPCSMVRWLGAGRVVEFVEHLISRARAQDPDALFSYASYPPTEYLLPQNVDFYSFNVYLERRIDFERYLARLQNLAGDKPLIFGEFGMDTIRNSEEKQAEVLDWHLDCVVKGGAAGTIFYAWTDEWFTGGMEITDWAFGLVTRDRQPKKAFHLLKDRLAGNEPVTSRVKLEKYPRVSVIVCSYNGGKTLKDCLESLDLVNYPDYEIVLVDDGSKDNTQTLVSAFESARKRSGRKLPDFQNIVQKNMGLSYARNAGAHSATGEIFAYTDSDCMADPDWLYYLVGTLISGDYAGVGGPNISPPAVDWVQAAVAAAPGGPSHVLLTDVVAEHIPGCNMAFHKWAFDSVGGFDPEYRKAGDDVDFCWRLQTNGGVIAFSPAAIVWHYRRFTLQAFRKQQEGYGEAESMLRFQHLVFFGPTGTAKWKGMIYGAPRFNWLLKKPIIYHGVFGQGLFQSIYPAPQSEIAAYVSSVEWVALTVFIFVIAIPLPGLRIVPFLMFGATFLVALSYMLSARIEPKFDTIRARLLVAFLALTQPLMRGWARYFTWMSYKRTPRNVITKHEADYKTLKPYNGLGNLIFWNEEGQGREGLITEVCSSLETENWSYSTDTGWKSWDIQIYGNFWWIIKFGSVTEYHGGPKCLTRVNLSAKPTVSNVLINFIYFSILLYRSLATSNNDYPLKALFVVFVLYQLIRAWRLKKRVAELIEVAANRVGLKRTDGRP; encoded by the coding sequence GTGAGCAACCTTCCGCGCATCCAAGTACGCGCCAAATTTTTCTTTGCCGGGGACGATAAATTCTTCCTCAAAGGCGTCACTTATGGCCCATTCACCCCCAACTCCGATGGCGAATATTTCGCCTCGCCCGAGCGCACCCGCGACGACGTCCGGCTCATGGCGGAGATGGGTGCCAACCTCCTGCGCATCTATTACGCGCCGCCACGTTGGTTCCTCGATTTGGCTGAAGAAGCCGGCATCCGCGTCCTCATTTCCATTCCCTGGACGCAGCACGTCGCTTTTCTCGACCAGCCAAAAATCCGCGAGGGAATTGTCAAAACCATCGAGGAAGCGGTCGCTAAAAACGCCGGTCACCCGGCCATTTTTGGCTACCTTGTCGGCAACGAAATTCCCTGCTCCATGGTTCGCTGGCTCGGAGCCGGTCGCGTCGTGGAATTTGTCGAGCACCTCATCAGCCGCGCGCGGGCGCAGGATCCGGACGCACTTTTTTCCTACGCAAGCTACCCGCCGACGGAATATCTGCTCCCGCAAAACGTCGATTTCTATAGCTTCAACGTCTATCTCGAACGCCGAATCGACTTTGAGCGTTATCTCGCCCGGCTGCAAAATCTCGCGGGTGACAAGCCACTCATCTTCGGCGAATTCGGCATGGACACCATCCGCAACAGCGAGGAAAAACAGGCCGAGGTTCTCGACTGGCACCTCGATTGCGTGGTCAAGGGCGGCGCAGCCGGAACGATTTTCTACGCTTGGACTGACGAGTGGTTCACTGGCGGAATGGAGATCACCGACTGGGCTTTCGGGCTCGTCACGCGAGATCGCCAGCCGAAGAAAGCCTTCCATTTATTAAAGGATCGACTCGCCGGAAATGAGCCCGTCACCAGCCGCGTCAAACTGGAAAAATACCCGCGCGTCTCCGTGATCGTCTGCTCCTACAACGGCGGCAAAACGCTTAAGGACTGCCTCGAGTCGCTCGACCTCGTAAACTATCCCGACTACGAAATCGTCCTCGTTGATGATGGCTCGAAAGACAACACCCAGACGCTCGTTTCCGCCTTTGAAAGCGCACGCAAACGCAGCGGACGCAAGCTGCCCGACTTTCAGAACATCGTCCAAAAAAACATGGGCCTCAGCTACGCGCGCAACGCTGGCGCGCACTCCGCAACGGGCGAGATTTTTGCCTACACCGACTCCGATTGCATGGCCGATCCCGACTGGCTTTATTATCTGGTTGGCACACTGATCAGCGGCGATTACGCAGGCGTTGGCGGTCCGAACATTTCCCCGCCGGCAGTCGATTGGGTGCAGGCTGCCGTCGCCGCCGCGCCCGGTGGGCCGAGTCACGTTCTTCTTACCGATGTCGTTGCCGAGCACATTCCCGGCTGCAACATGGCATTTCACAAATGGGCTTTCGACAGCGTTGGTGGCTTCGATCCTGAGTATCGCAAGGCAGGTGATGATGTGGATTTTTGCTGGCGATTGCAGACGAACGGCGGCGTGATCGCGTTCTCCCCGGCGGCCATCGTTTGGCATTATCGGCGCTTTACTTTGCAGGCATTCCGTAAACAACAAGAGGGTTACGGCGAAGCGGAATCCATGCTCCGCTTTCAGCATCTCGTCTTCTTCGGACCGACCGGAACCGCGAAATGGAAGGGAATGATTTACGGCGCGCCACGTTTTAACTGGCTGCTAAAAAAGCCCATCATCTATCACGGTGTCTTCGGCCAGGGGCTTTTCCAATCCATTTATCCCGCGCCGCAATCCGAAATCGCGGCGTATGTTAGCAGTGTCGAATGGGTCGCGCTGACCGTCTTTATTTTTGTTATTGCGATTCCGCTACCGGGCTTGCGAATTGTGCCGTTTCTGATGTTTGGCGCGACCTTCCTGGTGGCGCTTTCCTACATGTTAAGCGCGCGCATCGAACCGAAGTTCGATACGATTCGAGCCCGATTGTTAGTCGCCTTCCTGGCGCTCACGCAACCACTCATGCGCGGTTGGGCCCGCTATTTCACTTGGATGTCCTACAAGCGCACGCCGCGGAATGTCATCACGAAGCACGAGGCAGATTACAAAACGCTCAAACCTTACAACGGCCTCGGCAACCTCATCTTTTGGAACGAAGAGGGCCAGGGGCGCGAGGGGCTCATCACTGAAGTTTGCTCGTCACTCGAAACCGAAAACTGGAGCTACAGCACCGACACCGGCTGGAAAAGTTGGGACATCCAAATTTATGGAAACTTCTGGTGGATCATCAAGTTTGGCAGCGTCACCGAATATCACGGCGGCCCGAAATGTCTCACACGCGTGAACCTCAGCGCCAAGCCGACTGTGTCGAATGTTCTGATTAATTTCATCTACTTTTCCATCCTGCTTTACCGTTCGCTGGCGACTTCTAACAACGATTATCCGCTGAAGGCGCTCTTCGTTGTCTTCGTGCTTTATCAGTTGATCCGCGCTTGGCGCTTGAAAAAACGCGTGGCCGAATTGATCGAAGTCGCCGCCAATCGAGTTGGACTCAAACGCACCGACGGCCGACCGTGA
- a CDS encoding response regulator — protein sequence MSDVVQHWILVVEDHADSAVMLTRLLKRAGYEVCNAARVAEALQIAGEKEQSGRPFDMVLSDLGLPDGTGYELMRQLRDRHHLRGIALSGYGQTEDVRRALEAGFGCHLTKPIDFDKLRKAIEKMLASQPHPAIAS from the coding sequence ATGAGTGATGTTGTGCAGCACTGGATATTAGTCGTGGAAGATCATGCGGACAGCGCGGTGATGCTCACCCGTTTGTTGAAGCGGGCGGGCTACGAAGTCTGCAACGCTGCCCGCGTGGCGGAAGCTTTGCAAATCGCCGGGGAAAAGGAGCAGTCCGGCCGGCCATTTGACATGGTGCTGAGCGATCTGGGGCTGCCGGACGGGACGGGTTACGAGCTGATGCGGCAATTGCGCGACAGGCATCATCTGCGCGGGATCGCCCTCAGTGGATATGGCCAGACCGAGGACGTACGCCGCGCGCTGGAGGCGGGTTTTGGATGTCATCTGACGAAGCCTATCGACTTCGACAAACTTCGGAAAGCGATCGAAAAAATGCTGGCGTCCCAGCCTCACCCGGCGATCGCGAGCTGA
- the rlmN gene encoding 23S rRNA (adenine(2503)-C(2))-methyltransferase RlmN → MSLLDLTYIALREKMPGLHESHTRTLWRALYRENATDLAGHPDFLPPLKKWFELHSTLQPQPPMVVHETQSSDGHTRKVLLQLADGHRIETVLMGFTGRFTACLSTQVGCAMGCVFCATGQMGFTRHLTPGEIVAQVLHQNRRLRENGQGQLRNLVLMGMGEPLHNYDAVMTALEILSDTRGANIGPTRISISTVGVVPGIIRLAEENRPYNLAVSLHGATQEERAQLVPTAKKWPLDQLMDACRFYTAKTERHIFFEWTLIEDTNDSPEQAEALARLLENMPAHINLIPLNPTEGYAGEPSSNAMRFKSILRAAGFPTTIRQRRGIDVAAGCGQLAIAG, encoded by the coding sequence ATGTCGCTGCTCGACCTGACTTACATCGCACTCCGGGAAAAGATGCCCGGCCTGCACGAGTCGCACACCCGCACCCTCTGGCGCGCGCTGTATCGCGAAAACGCGACCGATCTCGCCGGACATCCAGATTTTCTCCCGCCGCTCAAAAAGTGGTTCGAGTTGCATTCCACTCTGCAACCGCAGCCGCCGATGGTTGTTCACGAAACCCAGAGCAGCGACGGACACACCCGCAAGGTGCTCCTGCAACTCGCCGACGGACATCGTATCGAGACCGTCCTCATGGGCTTCACCGGACGCTTCACCGCCTGCCTCAGCACACAGGTCGGCTGCGCCATGGGCTGCGTCTTTTGCGCGACGGGTCAGATGGGATTCACCCGGCACCTGACTCCCGGTGAAATCGTCGCGCAGGTCCTCCATCAGAACCGCCGCCTTCGCGAAAACGGCCAAGGCCAACTCCGCAATCTCGTCCTCATGGGCATGGGCGAGCCGCTGCATAATTACGACGCCGTGATGACCGCGCTGGAGATTTTATCCGACACACGCGGCGCTAATATTGGTCCGACCCGGATCTCGATCAGCACTGTCGGAGTCGTTCCCGGAATCATTCGCCTAGCCGAGGAAAATCGTCCCTACAACCTCGCCGTCAGCCTCCACGGAGCGACGCAGGAGGAACGTGCCCAACTCGTCCCCACCGCGAAAAAATGGCCGCTGGATCAACTGATGGACGCCTGCCGCTTTTACACCGCGAAGACCGAACGCCACATTTTCTTCGAGTGGACACTGATCGAGGACACCAACGATTCTCCCGAGCAAGCCGAAGCCCTCGCGCGACTGCTGGAAAACATGCCTGCTCATATCAATCTCATTCCGCTCAACCCGACCGAGGGCTATGCCGGTGAGCCGAGTTCCAATGCCATGCGTTTCAAATCCATTCTACGCGCCGCCGGTTTTCCCACCACGATCCGGCAGCGCCGGGGCATCGACGTCGCCGCAGGCTGCGGTCAGCTCGCGATCGCCGGGTGA
- the aroE gene encoding shikimate dehydrogenase encodes MKAVYTLDDLRDWPEPTLRYAVLGDPVAHSASPAMHNAALEHLGLADRYCRLHILPEQLVEAIELLPLAGFKGVNLTIPHKTQILPLLDEIDEHSTRLDAVNTVAFRDGKLIGTNTDGPGIVRAIQEEFGLSISDLRILILGAGGGAGRAIATQCRLENCRSLTLANRTLEKITELAAILDAETVSWNEISLSNIDLIINASSVGMKSGEVSPIPGSLLNSTHLVFDTIYVGKKTPLQIAASSAGAKSANGLSLLLHQGVLALEFWLGQPVPVEVMRRGLQNYISAKH; translated from the coding sequence ATGAAGGCCGTCTATACTCTGGACGACCTGCGCGACTGGCCGGAGCCGACTCTGCGTTACGCGGTGTTGGGCGATCCTGTGGCACATTCCGCATCGCCTGCGATGCACAATGCGGCGCTGGAACATCTGGGTTTGGCGGATCGTTATTGCCGGCTTCACATCCTGCCAGAACAGCTTGTGGAGGCCATCGAATTGCTGCCACTTGCTGGATTTAAAGGCGTCAATCTAACCATTCCGCACAAGACGCAGATTCTCCCGCTGCTCGACGAAATTGACGAGCATTCCACACGCTTGGACGCGGTCAACACCGTCGCCTTCCGCGATGGAAAACTCATTGGAACGAACACCGACGGGCCGGGAATTGTCCGTGCGATTCAGGAGGAATTTGGCCTCTCCATTTCCGATCTACGCATTCTCATTCTCGGTGCAGGCGGTGGAGCGGGGCGGGCGATTGCCACGCAATGTCGTCTCGAAAACTGCCGCAGTCTCACTCTCGCCAATCGCACTTTGGAGAAGATCACGGAGCTGGCCGCGATATTAGATGCAGAGACTGTTTCTTGGAATGAAATTTCTCTCAGCAACATCGACCTGATCATCAATGCGTCTTCAGTCGGCATGAAGTCGGGCGAGGTTTCACCTATTCCGGGATCGCTATTGAACTCGACTCATCTCGTCTTCGACACGATTTACGTGGGCAAAAAAACTCCGCTGCAAATCGCCGCCAGCAGCGCTGGAGCGAAGTCCGCCAATGGACTTTCATTGTTATTGCACCAAGGCGTGCTGGCGCTGGAATTCTGGTTGGGACAACCAGTTCCAGTTGAAGTGATGCGGCGTGGATTGCAAAACTACATCAGCGCCAAACACTAA
- a CDS encoding U32 family peptidase, giving the protein MTLEPELLAPAGGWDCLRAAVANGADAVYFGLPKFNARMRADNFTEAELPDVVRFAHRYGVKAYVAFNTLIFTDELESAADQLRLLNRAGVDALIVQDVGLVRLAKKIVPELPIHASTQMTITSPEGAEFARDLGVERVVLARETSLRELEKFDGTMPLEAFVHGALCVAYSGQCLTSESLGQRSANRGECAQACRMPYELIVDGERRDLGDKKYLLSPQDLAAAEQIPRLLEMDVVSFKIEGRLKSPEYVAAVCQVYRRAIDSALSGMEVRLAAAEKYQLEMTFSRGLYPGWMHGVNHQELVGARYGKKRGAYLGTVSHVNKDSVEVSHPGGLKLGDGVVFDTGGDTNHEQGGRIYGIHGNRLEFQRGQLNFSRIKPGAHLWKTSDPKLDEKLRQSYGGRIDPRRKTKIDLTVTGRAGEPLVVRNLHGEIRSSIALQLARTAPLTTARLHEHLGKLGDSGYELGELTNELEGDVILPIGELNRLRREMVFALDQTREIQRPEISCAELFSKRVASLSEPAQLHILCRSLEQIEAALDSGARSIYADFEDIRRYRDAVALVRKTESSRITLATPRIQKAGEQGFFKLIENCGPDALLIRNLGALSYYRDSPIPKIGDFSLNVANPLSAQHFIDCGLERLTISYDLNLPQVLSLLTTAPSRWFEITLHQHMPMFHMEHCVYAAFLSTGTDHTNCGRPCESHRVHLRDRVGAEHPLRADVGCRNTLFNSKAQTGAQFFSALRETGLSHFRVELLEENAEQTRTLISSYQKLLAGEASGETLWRHLQATSQLGVTTGTLVA; this is encoded by the coding sequence ATGACGCTGGAACCCGAATTGCTGGCACCCGCAGGCGGCTGGGATTGCCTGCGAGCCGCTGTCGCCAATGGAGCGGACGCGGTCTATTTCGGACTGCCGAAATTCAACGCCCGGATGCGCGCGGATAATTTTACGGAGGCGGAATTACCCGACGTCGTCCGCTTTGCGCATCGCTATGGAGTGAAGGCTTATGTGGCGTTCAACACGCTCATTTTCACAGACGAGTTAGAGTCCGCCGCGGATCAGCTTCGTCTGCTCAACCGCGCCGGAGTCGATGCGCTCATCGTGCAGGACGTGGGCTTGGTGAGACTCGCGAAAAAGATCGTGCCAGAACTGCCAATTCACGCGTCCACGCAGATGACGATCACCTCTCCGGAAGGTGCCGAGTTTGCGCGCGATCTCGGAGTGGAAAGAGTCGTGCTCGCACGAGAAACGTCATTGCGCGAACTGGAGAAATTCGACGGTACGATGCCGCTGGAAGCCTTTGTCCACGGTGCGCTTTGTGTCGCGTATTCCGGGCAGTGTCTCACCTCCGAATCGCTCGGTCAGCGCAGCGCGAATCGCGGTGAATGCGCCCAGGCTTGCCGGATGCCTTACGAGTTAATCGTAGATGGAGAGCGCCGCGATCTGGGCGACAAAAAATATCTTCTCTCGCCGCAGGATTTGGCCGCCGCCGAGCAGATCCCAAGATTACTGGAAATGGACGTGGTCAGTTTCAAAATTGAGGGCCGCTTGAAGTCGCCGGAATACGTCGCGGCGGTCTGCCAGGTTTATCGCCGTGCGATCGATTCCGCTCTGAGTGGCATGGAAGTCCGACTCGCCGCCGCCGAAAAATATCAGTTGGAAATGACGTTTTCCCGAGGTCTCTATCCCGGCTGGATGCACGGGGTGAATCACCAGGAATTGGTCGGAGCCCGCTACGGAAAAAAGCGCGGTGCATATCTCGGAACGGTGAGCCACGTGAACAAGGATTCAGTCGAGGTGAGTCATCCCGGCGGGTTGAAGTTAGGCGATGGCGTGGTCTTCGACACAGGTGGCGACACAAACCACGAACAAGGCGGACGCATCTACGGTATTCACGGAAACCGGCTGGAGTTCCAGCGTGGTCAGCTCAACTTTTCTCGCATCAAACCGGGTGCGCATCTCTGGAAAACTAGCGATCCAAAACTGGATGAAAAACTTCGCCAAAGTTATGGCGGACGCATCGACCCGCGCAGAAAAACAAAGATCGACCTAACTGTGACTGGACGCGCCGGAGAGCCGCTCGTTGTTAGAAATCTGCACGGAGAAATCCGTTCATCCATTGCACTGCAACTCGCCCGCACCGCGCCGTTGACGACTGCGCGTTTGCACGAACATCTCGGCAAGCTGGGCGACAGCGGTTACGAGTTGGGCGAACTCACAAACGAGTTGGAAGGTGATGTGATTTTGCCTATTGGCGAGCTGAACCGTCTGCGTCGCGAAATGGTGTTTGCGCTGGATCAGACGCGGGAAATTCAGCGTCCCGAAATCTCCTGTGCGGAATTGTTTTCAAAGCGAGTTGCATCGTTATCTGAGCCGGCTCAACTTCACATTCTCTGCCGCAGTCTGGAGCAAATCGAGGCCGCGCTCGACTCGGGCGCGAGAAGCATTTATGCGGACTTTGAGGACATTCGACGTTATCGCGACGCCGTGGCTTTGGTGAGAAAAACAGAGTCGAGTCGCATTACACTCGCGACACCGCGGATTCAAAAAGCCGGTGAACAGGGCTTCTTTAAGCTCATCGAAAATTGCGGCCCGGATGCGCTGCTCATCCGCAATCTCGGCGCACTGAGTTATTATCGCGACTCGCCTATTCCGAAGATCGGCGATTTCTCGCTTAACGTCGCAAATCCACTGAGCGCGCAACATTTCATCGACTGCGGATTGGAGCGGCTGACGATCTCCTACGACCTAAACTTGCCCCAGGTGTTGTCGCTTCTCACCACGGCTCCATCCCGTTGGTTTGAGATTACTCTGCATCAACACATGCCGATGTTTCACATGGAGCACTGCGTTTATGCGGCGTTTCTTTCCACCGGCACGGATCACACAAACTGCGGTCGTCCATGCGAGTCGCATCGTGTTCACCTGCGCGATCGTGTCGGTGCCGAGCATCCGCTGCGCGCCGACGTGGGCTGCCGCAACACGCTCTTCAATTCCAAAGCCCAGACCGGCGCACAGTTTTTCAGCGCCCTGCGCGAAACGGGTCTGAGTCATTTCCGAGTCGAGCTTCTTGAGGAAAATGCCGAGCAAACCCGCACGCTGATTTCCTCTTACCAGAAGCTGCTCGCTGGTGAAGCCTCCGGCGAGACGCTCTGGCGTCACCTCCAGGCCACATCGCAACTTGGCGTGACTACCGGGACACTAGTGGCGTAG